A window of the Helianthus annuus cultivar XRQ/B chromosome 4, HanXRQr2.0-SUNRISE, whole genome shotgun sequence genome harbors these coding sequences:
- the LOC110936630 gene encoding zinc-finger homeodomain protein 3: MEFRVNYISEVERSRVEMEVDEGGEMALPINSAYGLGHGHITNHESSQHNHIVPSSAAETVEPVQQQHHQQLPFTNGTTLTVPPPTSSMEESVVVAYTNNNRMTVRYRECLKNHAAAIGGNATDGCGEFMPSGEEGTLEALTCSACNCHRNFHRKEVEGEAHHHHQHNHQLSCDYNYHSAPSHLNRFGLGNGRNVILQGHHNRGILGTESFGYNHNNAAGVLVPSRAPAPMIMSYNMGLGSLQSESDEQEDGGGHGHGFLSRHPHPQAHQVVKKRFRTKFTQEQKDKMLNFAEKVGWKIQKQEESLVQQFCQELGIKRRVLKVWMHNNKHNLARNINSIPTNPPSQLI, encoded by the exons ATGGAGTTTCGAGTGAACTATAT ATCAGAGGTTGAGAGATCAAGGGTAGAAATGGAAGTTGATGAAGGAGGAGAGATGGCTCTCCCTATTAACAGTGCATATGGGCTTGGGCATGGGCACATAACTAATCATGAGTCTTCACAACACAATCACATTGTCCCATCTTCAGCAGCAGAAACAGTAGAGCCTGTACAGCAACAGCACCACCAACAGTTACCATTCACCAATGGGACCACCCTGACAGTACCACCACCCACTTCATCCATGGAAGAAAGTGTTGTAGTAGCCTACACAAACAACAACAGGATGACGGTGAGGTATAGAGAGTGCCTGAAGAACCATGCAGCCGCCATTGGAGGGAATGCAACAGATGGGTGTGGTGAGTTCATGCCCTCAGGTGAGGAGGGTACTCTTGAAGCTCTCACCTGTTCAGCCTGCAACTGCCACAGAAACTTCCACAGGAAAGAAGTTGAAGGTGaagcccaccaccaccaccaacacaaTCATCAACTCTCCTGTGACTACAATTACCACTCTGCCCCCTCACATCTTAACAGATTTGGGCTTGGAAATGGTAGAAATGTTATCTTGCAAGGTCACCACAATAGGGGTATTCTCGGAACAGAATCTTTTGGGTACAACCACAATAATGCTGCTGGGGTCCTTGTACCTTCAAGAGCACCAGCACCAATGATAATGTCTTACAATATGGGTCTGGGGTCTTTGCAATCAGAATCTGATGAGCAAGAGGATGGTGGTGGTCATGGTCATGGATTTCTGAGTAGGCATCCACACCCACAAGCACATCAGGTGGTGAAGAAGAGGTTCAGGACCAAGTTCACCCAAGAACAAAAAGATAAGATGCTAAATTTTGCAGAGAAAGTTGGGTGGAAGATTCAAAAGCAAGAGGAGTCTCTGGTACAACAATTCTGTCAAGAACTAGGGATCAAAAGAAGAGTCCTCAAGGTCTGGATGCACAACAATAAGCACAACCTAGCCAGAAACATCAACTCTATCCCCACTAATCCTCCAAGCCAACTTATTTAG